From the Daucus carota subsp. sativus chromosome 8, DH1 v3.0, whole genome shotgun sequence genome, one window contains:
- the LOC108192745 gene encoding uncharacterized protein LOC108192745 encodes MKVSLKLVEERHTKTTISNPPPAQPLLLRTKIPLTIFGFPFLSGFTTSDHSNLSLSLRTNFLSGPSLKLSYTPSSHAAASPPPLTLTLKSGVSLSGSPNNSPLIISANFSLTPSAFSNPTPTFSLHFKPQFGDFSIRKCVFSDPKGNGDKGPVGLVSERSRVWKELGLEAGEKEPVFSGVEVMANTKMPVAKRVAVNLRWGVKFPGDFSSQLPYLSVNKIGIERVDEVKVKKLNSEDKSVGDSEMLMGMMSWMKRELESVRRENQEMKCNLQELNSRKSVRSGGGEKSMPVVQSTSGFDQWRNKKSVAEENRKKELKKVEAPVTDVESELQKAIMAASST; translated from the coding sequence ATGAAGGTCTCTCTAAAACTAGTCGAAGAACGCCACACGAAAACCACAATCTCAAACCCACCACCAGCACAACCACTCCTCCTCCGCACCAAAATCCCCCTCACCATCTTCGGCTTCCCATTTCTCTCCGGATTCACCACTTCCGACCACTCaaatctctccctctctctccgcACTAACTTTCTCTCCGGCCCATCTCTCAAGCTCTCCTACACTCCCTCCTCCCACGCCGCCGCTTCTCCGCCCCCACTGACACTCACGCTCAAATCCGGCGTCTCCCTCTCCGGCTCCCCCAACAACTCCCCTCTCATCATCTCCGCCAATTTCTCTCTCACCCCTTCTGCTTTTTCCAACCCTACCCCTACTTTTTCTCTCCACTTCAAGCCTCAATTTGGCGATTTTTCTATAAGGAAGTGTGTTTTTTCGGACCCCAAAGGGAATGGGGATAAGGGTCCTGTTGGGCTTGTGAGTGAGAGGTCTAGGGTCTGGAAGGAACTGGGTTTGGAGGCTGGGGAGAAGGAGCCGGTTTTTTCGGGGGTTGAGGTCATGGCCAATACCAAAATGCCGGTGGCCAAACGGGTGGCGGTTAATTTAAGGTGGGGTGTTAAGTTTCCAGGGGATTTTAGTAGCCAATTGCCGTATTTGAGTGTTAATAAGATTGGGATTGAGAGGGTTGATGAAGTCAAAGTGAAGAAGCTGAATTCTGAAGACAAAAGTGTGGGTGATTCGGAGATGTTGATGGGCATGATGTCTTGGATGAAGAGGGAATTGGAGAGTGTAAGGCGAGAGAATCAAGAAATGAAGTGCAATTTACAAGAGTTGAATTCTAGGAAATCAGTGAGAAGTGGCGGTGGGGAGAAATCAATGCCGGTGGTTCAAAGTACTAGTGGATTTGATCAGTGGAGGAATAAAAAGAGTGTTGCTGAGGAGAATCGGAAGAAAGAGTTGAAGAAAGTTGAGGCTCCGGTGACCGATGTAGAGAGTGAATTGCAGAAAGCTATTATGGCTGCTTCCTCCACATGA